Proteins from a single region of Starkeya sp. ORNL1:
- a CDS encoding ester cyclase, with product MRVPLRHRLLLFAVLATFTQGALYAVVSAQAQEEGPAAACAKGTDESNAALASAYMNAFAAADERVFDEILSTDYKHHFGIGEDAQTPAGLKQKVAEWYKAFNGGAFDVQQVIVSGDMVVVRWKRTGVQVGDFAGVGPSNVETTYTGINIFRMKCGKVAESWNESDHLGRLQAAGVLTKDKLLKP from the coding sequence ATGCGTGTTCCCTTACGCCATCGCCTGCTACTTTTCGCCGTCTTAGCTACGTTTACCCAGGGCGCTTTATACGCCGTGGTTTCCGCGCAAGCACAGGAAGAAGGCCCCGCGGCCGCCTGCGCCAAGGGCACGGATGAATCGAATGCGGCGCTGGCGAGCGCGTACATGAACGCCTTCGCAGCCGCTGATGAGAGGGTATTCGATGAGATTCTGTCCACGGACTACAAACATCATTTCGGCATCGGTGAAGATGCGCAGACGCCCGCCGGGCTCAAGCAAAAGGTCGCCGAGTGGTACAAGGCTTTCAATGGTGGGGCGTTTGACGTCCAGCAGGTCATAGTTAGTGGCGACATGGTGGTGGTCCGCTGGAAGCGTACCGGCGTGCAAGTCGGGGACTTCGCAGGCGTTGGCCCGTCGAATGTCGAGACCACCTATACCGGCATCAACATCTTCCGGATGAAGTGCGGCAAGGTCGCTGAAAGCTGGAACGAGTCGGATCACTTGGGACGACTTCAGGCCGCTGGAGTGCTCACAAAAGACAAGCTGCTAAAGCCCTAA
- a CDS encoding ABC-F family ATP-binding cassette domain-containing protein, with protein sequence MISLDDISLRLAGRLLIDHAFVAIPEGARVGLVGRNGAGKTTLFRAITGELSLETGQIRVPTRARIGQVAQEAPAGPETLLEVVLAADKERAALIRESATATDPTRIAEIETRLADIGAHAAPARAARILAGLGFDEAAQARPCAEFSGGWRMRVALAAILFAEPDLLLLDEPTNYLDLEGTLWLQDYLAHYPRTVLLISHDRELLNSSVSFILHLDRQKLTLWRGGYDSFDRQRQEKLILDSKQRMKQEAKRKHMEAFVERFRAKASKARQAQSRLKALAKLAPIADVGGEEAAAISIRHPERLLSPPIITLDGVAAGYEPGKPILRNLTLRIDHDDRIALLGPNGNGKSTFAKLIAERIASQSGRIVRASGLEVAYLAQHQLDELVADDSAYDHVRRLMPDTPEAKVRSRAAEMGFSGAAANTRIASLSGGEKARLLLGLAAFHGPHLLILDEPTNHLDIVARQALVEAISAFPGAVILISHDATLLDACAERLWLVSGGTVKPFEGDLEDYRRLVLARTDTSAGNGKTDGKSDGDRAEARRIAASKRAELGPMRKRIKDAEAGIAKLEREIAVLDEKLAAPGLYERDPAGAAKLGKARAEASEALGHAEESWLELSASYEEAQAAG encoded by the coding sequence ATGATCTCACTTGACGATATTTCGCTCCGGCTCGCGGGCCGCCTGCTGATCGACCATGCCTTTGTCGCCATCCCCGAGGGGGCGCGGGTCGGACTGGTCGGGCGCAACGGCGCCGGCAAGACCACGCTGTTCCGCGCCATCACCGGCGAACTTTCGCTGGAGACCGGGCAGATCCGCGTGCCGACCCGCGCGCGCATCGGCCAGGTGGCGCAGGAGGCGCCGGCCGGGCCGGAGACACTGCTCGAAGTGGTGCTCGCCGCCGACAAGGAGCGCGCCGCGCTGATCCGCGAGAGCGCCACCGCCACCGATCCCACCCGCATCGCCGAGATCGAGACCCGGCTGGCCGATATCGGCGCCCATGCCGCGCCGGCGCGCGCTGCGCGCATCCTCGCTGGTCTCGGCTTCGACGAGGCGGCGCAGGCGCGGCCCTGCGCGGAATTCTCCGGCGGCTGGCGGATGCGGGTGGCGCTCGCCGCCATATTGTTCGCCGAACCGGACCTGCTTTTGCTCGACGAGCCGACCAATTATCTCGACCTCGAAGGCACGCTATGGCTGCAGGACTATCTCGCGCATTATCCGCGGACCGTGCTGCTGATCAGCCATGACCGCGAACTGCTCAACAGCTCGGTGTCCTTCATCCTGCATCTCGACCGGCAGAAGCTGACGCTGTGGCGCGGCGGCTATGATTCCTTCGACCGGCAGCGCCAGGAAAAGCTGATCCTCGATAGCAAGCAGCGCATGAAGCAGGAGGCGAAGCGCAAGCACATGGAGGCGTTCGTCGAGCGCTTCCGCGCCAAGGCGTCCAAGGCCCGCCAGGCGCAGTCGCGACTCAAAGCGCTGGCCAAGCTCGCACCCATCGCGGATGTGGGAGGCGAGGAGGCGGCGGCGATCTCGATTCGCCATCCCGAGCGCCTGCTCTCGCCGCCGATCATCACGCTCGACGGCGTCGCTGCCGGCTATGAGCCGGGCAAGCCGATCCTGCGCAACCTCACCTTGCGCATCGATCACGACGACCGTATCGCGTTGCTTGGCCCGAACGGCAACGGCAAGTCGACCTTCGCCAAGCTGATCGCCGAGCGCATTGCCTCGCAAAGCGGGCGTATCGTGCGGGCAAGCGGGCTGGAGGTTGCCTATCTCGCCCAGCACCAGCTCGACGAACTGGTGGCGGACGATAGCGCCTATGACCATGTGCGCCGGCTGATGCCGGACACGCCGGAAGCCAAGGTACGCTCGCGCGCGGCGGAGATGGGCTTTTCCGGCGCGGCGGCCAACACCCGAATCGCCTCGCTTTCCGGTGGCGAGAAGGCGCGGCTGCTGCTCGGGCTCGCCGCCTTCCACGGGCCGCATCTGCTGATCCTCGACGAGCCGACCAACCATCTCGACATAGTGGCGCGCCAGGCGCTGGTCGAGGCGATCAGCGCCTTTCCCGGCGCGGTGATCCTGATCAGCCACGACGCCACGCTGCTCGATGCCTGCGCCGAGCGGCTGTGGCTGGTCTCCGGCGGCACGGTGAAGCCGTTCGAGGGTGATCTCGAGGATTATCGCCGGCTGGTGCTGGCTCGTACCGACACCTCCGCCGGCAATGGCAAGACCGACGGAAAGTCAGATGGCGATCGGGCCGAGGCGCGCCGTATCGCCGCCAGCAAACGCGCCGAACTTGGCCCGATGCGCAAGCGCATCAAGGATGCCGAGGCAGGTATCGCCAAGCTGGAGCGGGAAATCGCCGTGCTTGACGAGAAGCTCGCGGCGCCAGGGCTCTATGAGCGCGATCCGGCGGGGGCCGCGAAGCTCGGCAAGGCCCGGGCCGAGGCATCCGAGGCGCTCGGCCACGCCGAGGAGAGCTGGCTGGAACTGTCCGCCTCCTATGAAGAGGCGCAGGCGGCCGGTTGA
- a CDS encoding flavodoxin family protein codes for MSLTALALNCTLKRGKESSSTDKLLGEALEELAKLGVDGERVRVANLDIKPGVTSDEGDGDEWPALRQRILDADILILGTPIWLGQPSSIAKRVLERMDAFLDETDDKDRMPSFGKVAVVAIVGKEDGAHHCHAEIFQALNDVGFTIPACGGTYWIGEAMGSTEYADLRKPYDKTAQATGMMAANAVHLAELLAKQTYPGVTE; via the coding sequence ATGTCCCTAACGGCCCTAGCTCTCAATTGTACCTTGAAGCGTGGGAAGGAATCCTCGTCGACCGACAAGTTGCTCGGCGAGGCGCTCGAGGAACTCGCGAAGCTCGGCGTCGACGGCGAGCGCGTGCGGGTCGCCAATCTCGACATCAAGCCCGGGGTAACGTCGGACGAGGGCGATGGCGACGAGTGGCCGGCGCTTCGTCAACGAATTCTCGACGCCGACATCCTCATTCTCGGCACGCCGATCTGGCTCGGACAACCGTCTAGCATTGCGAAACGTGTGCTGGAGCGCATGGACGCGTTCCTGGACGAGACCGATGACAAGGACAGGATGCCCTCGTTCGGCAAGGTTGCCGTCGTGGCGATAGTCGGCAAGGAAGACGGCGCCCACCATTGCCACGCCGAAATCTTCCAGGCCCTCAATGACGTTGGGTTCACCATCCCAGCGTGCGGCGGGACCTATTGGATTGGCGAGGCTATGGGCTCAACGGAGTACGCGGATCTGCGAAAGCCCTATGACAAGACAGCCCAGGCCACAGGCATGATGGCGGCCAATGCGGTTCACTTGGCCGAGCTTCTTGCGAAACAAACCTACCCGGGGGTCACTGAATAA
- a CDS encoding porin: protein MKTVIKNVLLGSVAGLAMVGTAAAADLPVKAKAAEYVKICSTYGAGYYYIPGTDTCLKIGGYVTADFYVENFKNEDNFSVDYDHPGGYSDRTSGNANFSQSDTESYFKTRAAIQMDARTQTEYGTLRSYFEMRYTYGSDSAQDYTADTLRLKYGYIQFAGFTFGKATSNFDFWAGDFYEGIDPGFFYSDATPLQIAYTADFGNGFSATIAIEDAYERTRDYFDIGIDSSFGEHRQEVPDIVANLSYEGSWGAARLSGALHRLEDQYGNFNSQPNDDWGWAALAGVRFDIAETTTIYLEGAYADGALGYLGFGATGVMDFADGDASNFGGAQSVDFNGDSISGWYVGGGIRHYWVPTVFTSFVGSYGETDSYTTFDGVNTVNSGFPNPDYVNQYEQGKDKVYSLAANIGWKPVKGLQFVLQYDRVWTEFSYNGRINDSDAPSNYWDDSNSYSGNNKQITDRILLEAKRSF, encoded by the coding sequence GTGAAGACGGTCATTAAGAACGTGCTACTCGGCTCGGTTGCCGGGCTTGCGATGGTCGGGACTGCTGCGGCGGCCGATCTGCCTGTGAAGGCAAAGGCTGCGGAATATGTGAAGATCTGCTCCACCTACGGCGCGGGCTACTACTACATTCCCGGCACCGACACCTGCCTGAAGATCGGTGGCTACGTCACCGCTGACTTCTATGTCGAGAACTTCAAGAACGAAGATAACTTCAGCGTCGATTACGACCACCCCGGTGGGTATAGCGACCGCACCAGCGGCAATGCTAACTTCAGCCAGAGCGACACTGAGAGCTACTTCAAGACTCGCGCCGCGATCCAGATGGACGCCCGCACTCAGACCGAGTACGGCACGCTGCGCAGCTACTTCGAAATGCGCTATACCTACGGCAGCGACAGCGCGCAGGACTACACTGCCGATACGCTCCGCCTGAAGTACGGCTACATCCAGTTCGCGGGCTTCACCTTCGGTAAGGCGACTTCGAACTTCGACTTCTGGGCCGGTGACTTCTACGAAGGTATCGATCCGGGCTTCTTCTACTCGGACGCCACTCCGCTGCAGATTGCCTACACGGCTGACTTCGGCAACGGCTTCTCGGCCACGATCGCCATCGAAGACGCTTACGAGCGTACTCGCGACTACTTCGACATCGGTATCGACAGCTCCTTCGGTGAGCACCGCCAGGAAGTTCCGGATATCGTCGCCAATCTGAGCTACGAAGGTTCGTGGGGCGCGGCTCGCCTGTCTGGCGCTCTTCATCGCCTCGAAGACCAGTACGGCAACTTCAATTCTCAGCCGAATGACGATTGGGGTTGGGCTGCCCTCGCCGGTGTCCGCTTCGACATCGCCGAGACCACCACTATCTACCTCGAAGGTGCGTATGCGGACGGCGCTCTGGGCTATCTTGGCTTTGGCGCGACGGGCGTGATGGACTTCGCTGATGGCGATGCCAGCAACTTCGGCGGCGCTCAGTCGGTGGACTTCAACGGCGACTCGATCTCCGGCTGGTACGTCGGCGGTGGTATTCGCCACTACTGGGTCCCGACCGTGTTCACGTCGTTTGTCGGCAGCTACGGCGAAACCGACAGCTACACCACGTTTGACGGCGTCAATACTGTCAATAGCGGTTTCCCGAATCCGGATTACGTCAATCAGTACGAGCAGGGTAAGGACAAGGTGTACAGCCTTGCTGCCAACATCGGCTGGAAGCCGGTCAAGGGTCTGCAGTTCGTCCTGCAGTATGATCGAGTCTGGACCGAGTTCAGCTACAACGGCCGCATCAACGACTCCGATGCGCCGAGCAACTACTGGGACGACAGCAACAGCTACTCTGGCAACAACAAGCAGATCACCGATCGTATCCTGCTTGAAGCCAAGCGCTCCTTCTGA
- a CDS encoding SDR family oxidoreductase, with protein MPNRLKMQDPRSQYPKPPFPEQPQAAPGLARKMDPRPDHGEESYRGSGKLDGRKALVTGGDSGIGRAAAIAFAREGADVAISYLPEEEADAKEVIALIEVEGRKAVALPGDVKEEAWCRELVQKAVSELGGLDVLVINAGRQQYRDNIEELSTADFDKTMKTNLYALHWIAQAAVPHLPPGASVVTTASIQAYKPSPILLDYATTKAGIVAYTKALAKQLIEKGIRANVVAPGPFWTALQPSGGQPDEKVENFGKDSDFGRPGQPVELAPIYVLLASQEASFINGEVFGVTGGKGVA; from the coding sequence ATGCCCAATCGTTTGAAAATGCAAGATCCGCGCTCGCAGTATCCTAAGCCGCCTTTCCCCGAGCAGCCACAGGCGGCGCCGGGTCTCGCCCGAAAAATGGACCCGCGTCCAGATCATGGCGAGGAAAGTTATCGCGGATCGGGAAAGCTCGACGGGCGTAAGGCACTGGTGACTGGCGGCGACTCCGGCATCGGCCGCGCGGCAGCTATCGCTTTCGCTCGCGAAGGCGCGGATGTGGCCATTTCCTACCTTCCTGAGGAAGAGGCTGACGCCAAGGAGGTCATCGCGCTCATTGAGGTTGAAGGACGCAAGGCGGTCGCGCTCCCCGGCGATGTCAAGGAGGAAGCCTGGTGCCGCGAGTTGGTGCAGAAGGCGGTATCAGAACTTGGGGGGCTGGACGTTCTGGTCATCAACGCCGGCAGACAACAGTACCGTGATAACATCGAAGAGCTGTCGACGGCTGACTTCGACAAGACGATGAAGACCAACCTGTACGCTCTGCACTGGATCGCGCAGGCAGCGGTGCCGCATCTGCCGCCCGGCGCATCGGTCGTCACCACGGCATCGATCCAAGCGTACAAGCCCTCTCCCATCCTGCTCGACTACGCAACGACCAAGGCCGGCATCGTGGCCTATACCAAGGCGCTCGCTAAGCAACTCATCGAAAAGGGCATTCGCGCCAATGTGGTTGCGCCCGGCCCCTTCTGGACGGCGTTGCAACCAAGCGGCGGCCAGCCTGACGAGAAAGTCGAGAATTTCGGCAAGGACAGCGATTTCGGGCGACCAGGCCAACCCGTCGAACTCGCGCCGATTTATGTGCTGCTCGCCTCGCAGGAGGCAAGCTTCATAAACGGCGAGGTCTTCGGCGTCACGGGCGGCAAAGGTGTCGCCTGA
- a CDS encoding Ku protein has translation MAPRAQWKGFLKVAELTCPVALYTAASTSERVAFHTLNQTTGHRLRREFVDQDTGDVVDRENQVKGFEVGKDEYIILEPEEIAAATPVSDKTLSVLRFVPCDDINDVYLDKPYYLAPDGRIAAVAFGVIREAMRTQKVAALAQAVLFRRMRTVLLRPFEGGIVGNTLHFNYEIRSVQEAFNDVPEMKIEGEMLDLAKHIISTKVGSFDPKNFDDRYEAALAELVKAKMEGRTIQAPKLAKRDKVVDLMEALRQSAGVTGKPASAKTSPKKAVRAGTAPKRPAARAQSRKAS, from the coding sequence ATGGCACCTCGGGCACAATGGAAGGGCTTCCTGAAGGTGGCCGAATTGACCTGCCCGGTGGCGCTCTATACCGCGGCATCGACTTCGGAGCGGGTCGCTTTCCACACGCTCAATCAAACCACCGGTCATCGGCTGCGACGCGAATTCGTCGATCAGGACACCGGCGACGTCGTCGATCGCGAAAACCAGGTGAAAGGCTTTGAGGTCGGCAAAGACGAATACATCATACTTGAGCCCGAGGAGATTGCGGCGGCCACGCCTGTCAGCGACAAGACGCTCAGCGTCCTGCGCTTTGTTCCCTGCGATGACATCAACGACGTCTACCTCGACAAGCCTTATTACCTCGCTCCGGACGGCCGCATTGCCGCCGTCGCCTTCGGTGTAATCCGCGAAGCGATGAGGACGCAAAAGGTGGCTGCCTTAGCCCAGGCGGTACTGTTCCGTCGTATGCGCACGGTGCTACTACGACCGTTTGAAGGGGGCATTGTCGGCAACACGCTGCACTTCAACTACGAAATCCGCTCGGTTCAAGAAGCCTTCAATGACGTCCCCGAGATGAAGATCGAGGGCGAGATGTTGGATCTGGCCAAGCACATAATCAGCACAAAAGTCGGCAGCTTCGATCCCAAGAACTTTGATGACCGATACGAGGCCGCTCTCGCCGAACTAGTGAAGGCGAAGATGGAGGGGCGCACGATCCAGGCGCCCAAGCTGGCGAAGCGCGACAAGGTGGTGGACCTCATGGAAGCGCTGCGGCAGAGCGCCGGTGTCACGGGCAAGCCGGCCTCCGCGAAGACTTCTCCGAAGAAGGCAGTCAGAGCCGGGACGGCGCCCAAGAGGCCGGCAGCCCGGGCGCAGAGCCGCAAGGCAAGCTAA
- a CDS encoding aquaporin, whose amino-acid sequence MKKYVAEFIGTAVLVLLGCGSVAITGFAGASPVWFLAVAFAFGLAVTSMAYGIGPISGCHINPAVSIGVWAAGRLPTSELPGYIIAQVLGGIAGAVLLYIIVSGKLAGYDVAAAGLGQNGWGEGYGGGYGLASAIIVELVATFIFLVVILGATSKAGATPAAGLAIGLSLVMIHIAFIPVTGVSVNPARSIGPALLVGGKAISQLWLFIIVPPIGGFLAGLLFKNKVLED is encoded by the coding sequence ATGAAGAAGTATGTAGCAGAATTCATCGGCACAGCCGTGCTCGTGCTGCTCGGCTGCGGCTCCGTCGCCATCACCGGCTTCGCGGGCGCCTCGCCGGTGTGGTTCCTGGCGGTGGCCTTTGCCTTCGGCCTTGCGGTGACGTCGATGGCCTATGGCATCGGCCCGATCTCGGGCTGCCACATCAATCCCGCGGTGAGCATCGGCGTCTGGGCGGCGGGCCGCCTGCCGACCTCCGAGCTGCCCGGCTACATTATCGCCCAGGTGCTGGGCGGCATCGCCGGCGCCGTCCTGCTCTACATCATCGTGTCCGGCAAGCTTGCCGGCTATGATGTCGCCGCCGCCGGCCTCGGCCAGAATGGCTGGGGCGAGGGCTATGGCGGCGGCTACGGTCTCGCCTCGGCGATCATCGTCGAACTGGTCGCTACCTTCATCTTCCTGGTGGTCATTCTCGGCGCCACCTCGAAGGCAGGCGCGACGCCGGCGGCCGGCCTCGCCATCGGCCTGTCGCTGGTGATGATCCACATCGCCTTCATCCCGGTCACCGGCGTGTCGGTCAATCCGGCCCGTAGCATCGGCCCGGCGCTGCTGGTCGGCGGCAAGGCTATCTCCCAGCTCTGGCTGTTCATCATTGTCCCGCCGATCGGCGGCTTCCTCGCCGGCCTGCTGTTCAAGAACAAGGTCCTCGAGGACTGA
- a CDS encoding Ku protein, whose product MAPRSFWKGYLKLSLVTCPVQMSPATSDREKIKFHTLNRATGHRLVTQMVDAETGEPVEEDEEVKGYERGENEYVLLDDAEIEAVALESTRTINIETFVPKDSISWIWYDRPHYLKPDDPVGEEAFSVIRDAMAATEMVGISRLVMYRRERAVMLEPRDKGIVLWTLRYGDEVRDPANYFGSIGEDEVDKDLLSLGTYLVKEKTGRWDEKSLNDPVQDRLQDLINAKLKGRKPVKQAKEEEPERPANVVSILDALRKSVETESKGKTKRR is encoded by the coding sequence ATGGCACCGCGTTCATTCTGGAAAGGCTACCTGAAGCTGTCCCTGGTTACGTGCCCGGTGCAGATGTCACCCGCGACCTCAGATCGCGAAAAGATCAAATTCCATACGTTGAACCGTGCCACCGGCCACCGACTCGTCACGCAGATGGTTGACGCAGAAACAGGCGAGCCCGTCGAGGAAGACGAAGAGGTAAAGGGTTATGAGCGCGGCGAGAACGAGTATGTCCTTCTCGACGACGCCGAAATCGAGGCCGTCGCGCTGGAGAGTACCCGCACGATTAACATAGAGACGTTCGTGCCAAAGGATTCGATCAGCTGGATTTGGTACGACCGGCCGCATTACCTCAAGCCAGATGATCCGGTCGGCGAGGAAGCTTTTTCCGTCATTCGCGACGCCATGGCGGCCACAGAGATGGTCGGCATATCGCGGCTTGTCATGTATCGGCGCGAGCGCGCAGTGATGTTGGAGCCGCGCGACAAAGGCATCGTGCTCTGGACATTGCGCTACGGCGATGAAGTTCGCGATCCAGCCAATTATTTCGGGAGCATCGGCGAGGATGAGGTCGACAAGGACCTGTTGTCTCTCGGCACGTACCTCGTAAAGGAAAAGACCGGCCGCTGGGATGAAAAGTCGCTCAACGATCCTGTCCAGGATCGCCTGCAGGACTTGATCAACGCCAAGCTCAAGGGTCGTAAGCCCGTCAAACAAGCCAAGGAAGAAGAACCGGAGCGGCCAGCCAACGTCGTGAGCATCCTCGACGCTCTCCGCAAGAGCGTGGAGACCGAGAGCAAGGGGAAGACCAAGCGGCGCTGA
- a CDS encoding DNA polymerase III subunit chi, translated as MTEVSFYHLQRLPLERVLPQLIEKCLERGWRCVVQAASRERIEALDQHLWTYDDASFLPHGTDREPDAALQPVLLTSSDVNPNGAAVRFLIDGVGLERIESYLRLVHLFDGSDPEQVDRAREHWRGAVRGGHEVAYWQQDADGRWQRK; from the coding sequence ATGACGGAAGTCTCGTTCTATCATCTCCAGCGCCTGCCACTGGAGCGGGTGCTGCCGCAACTCATCGAGAAATGCCTGGAGCGCGGCTGGCGCTGCGTCGTTCAGGCCGCATCGCGTGAGCGCATCGAGGCGCTCGACCAGCATTTGTGGACATACGACGACGCGTCCTTCCTGCCGCACGGCACCGACCGCGAGCCGGACGCCGCGCTGCAGCCGGTGCTGCTGACCAGTTCGGACGTGAATCCCAATGGCGCGGCGGTGCGATTCCTCATCGACGGGGTGGGGCTCGAGAGAATCGAGTCGTATCTGCGCCTCGTCCACCTGTTCGACGGTTCAGACCCGGAACAGGTGGACCGCGCGCGCGAGCACTGGCGAGGCGCGGTCCGTGGCGGCCACGAGGTCGCCTATTGGCAGCAGGACGCAGACGGACGCTGGCAGCGCAAGTAG
- a CDS encoding DinB family protein, producing the protein MSLSRYHMLAGYNRWANQRLYDAAAKLDDTRYREDRGAFFRSVHGTLNHLVVADRVWMGRFTGIGEESPLDAILFERLEDLRAEREAEDGRIVAFVAGLDEAGLARVIEYSNSSGRRFSQPIDTALDHFFNHQTHHRGQVHALLSHFLGNAATPSLDLIAFQRLPGGVATLY; encoded by the coding sequence ATGTCGCTTTCTCGCTACCATATGCTTGCCGGCTATAATCGCTGGGCCAATCAACGCCTCTATGACGCCGCGGCGAAGCTCGACGATACTCGATACCGGGAGGATCGCGGTGCTTTCTTCCGTTCGGTGCATGGCACGTTGAACCACCTCGTCGTCGCCGACCGCGTCTGGATGGGCCGCTTCACCGGCATTGGCGAGGAATCCCCACTCGACGCCATATTGTTCGAGCGCCTGGAGGATCTGCGCGCCGAGCGCGAAGCCGAGGACGGCCGCATCGTCGCCTTCGTCGCCGGGCTGGACGAGGCGGGGCTCGCCCGCGTGATCGAGTATTCGAACAGCTCGGGCCGGCGCTTCAGCCAGCCGATCGACACCGCGCTCGACCATTTCTTCAACCACCAGACCCACCATCGCGGCCAGGTGCACGCGCTGCTGAGCCATTTCCTCGGCAATGCGGCGACACCCTCACTGGACCTGATCGCCTTCCAGCGTCTGCCGGGCGGGGTGGCGACGTTGTATTGA
- a CDS encoding GMC family oxidoreductase, protein MIHEWLDGLDDSIHDICIVGSGPAGISLALQLERFGLSVLVLESGARAREVANQDLSSANFPDSDMHYEMDTIVSRQLGGTSNLWSGRCVPFDPIDFAPRPSLVDGAWPFRYEELLPYYDGASRYAHSGPPIFSLPSENSRSSDDDFSCATLERWSRDRRMHVAHKARLTNSRLIDIRLRVTATGLNFTEAGRVHSIDVVRSDGNERRRIRVRKLVLAAGGLETTRLLLAAQRYAPERFGGRNGSLGRYYMGHVTGIIAEIEFQNPELDQELDFFIHDGVYARRRFVPSFATQLREQILNVAMWPIIPKVADPGHGNGVLSLSYLALSHEKLGGRLVAELIRKRHAGLEADRGLHLRNVLRDLPHTAAFVPSFLWRRYVSKPGLPGLFLRSPDHRYGLFYQSEQSPNPDSRVTLTSAVDRTGLPKLMIDLRIREEDAQSVVRAHELFSQWLHRSGQGTLSYRMPRPDRIDAVLAQARHGSHQIGTVRLGKSRTTAVVDKDLRAFDSPNLFAVSSAVLPTSSQANPTLTTMALALRLADTLVREDARERYPAAVATIEPKRSTVQA, encoded by the coding sequence ATGATTCATGAATGGCTGGACGGGTTGGATGACTCAATCCATGACATCTGCATCGTAGGATCCGGCCCGGCAGGTATTTCACTCGCTCTCCAACTGGAACGTTTCGGACTATCGGTCCTGGTGCTGGAATCCGGCGCCCGGGCTCGCGAGGTGGCCAATCAAGACCTCTCCAGCGCCAACTTTCCTGATTCCGATATGCACTACGAGATGGACACCATTGTCTCCCGACAATTAGGTGGCACGTCGAATCTCTGGAGCGGCCGTTGCGTACCGTTCGATCCAATAGACTTTGCGCCTAGGCCGTCTCTGGTCGACGGCGCGTGGCCGTTTCGCTATGAGGAATTGCTTCCCTACTATGATGGCGCGTCCCGGTACGCTCATTCGGGGCCGCCGATATTTAGCCTTCCCTCGGAGAATTCCAGATCCTCCGACGATGACTTCAGTTGCGCCACGCTTGAGCGATGGAGCCGCGATCGGCGCATGCACGTCGCGCATAAGGCGCGACTGACCAACAGCCGCCTCATCGATATCCGCTTGCGCGTGACCGCCACGGGACTGAACTTCACCGAAGCGGGCCGCGTTCACTCGATCGACGTCGTGCGATCGGATGGCAATGAGCGCCGGCGCATCCGGGTACGCAAGCTTGTCCTGGCCGCGGGTGGGCTCGAGACGACACGCCTTCTACTCGCCGCGCAGCGCTATGCACCCGAGCGCTTCGGTGGCCGCAACGGCTCGCTCGGGCGCTATTATATGGGGCACGTCACCGGCATCATCGCGGAGATCGAGTTCCAGAATCCGGAACTCGATCAGGAACTCGACTTTTTCATCCATGACGGGGTCTATGCGCGCCGCCGCTTCGTGCCGAGTTTCGCAACCCAGTTGCGCGAGCAGATTCTCAATGTCGCAATGTGGCCGATCATTCCCAAGGTGGCGGACCCCGGGCACGGCAATGGCGTGCTGTCGCTCAGTTACCTGGCATTGTCGCATGAGAAGCTGGGCGGACGCCTCGTCGCCGAGTTGATCCGCAAGCGGCACGCCGGCCTGGAAGCCGATCGGGGCCTGCATCTGCGAAACGTGCTCAGGGACCTCCCTCACACGGCGGCTTTTGTGCCGAGTTTTCTATGGCGCCGCTATGTTTCGAAGCCTGGACTGCCTGGGCTATTCCTGCGCAGTCCTGATCATCGCTATGGACTGTTCTACCAGTCGGAGCAATCGCCGAACCCTGATAGCCGGGTCACACTGACCAGCGCCGTGGATCGCACCGGCTTGCCCAAACTGATGATCGATCTGCGGATACGCGAAGAGGATGCGCAGTCGGTGGTGCGGGCACACGAACTATTCTCGCAGTGGCTACATCGCAGTGGCCAGGGCACATTGAGTTACAGGATGCCACGGCCCGATCGCATCGACGCAGTGCTCGCACAGGCGCGTCACGGCAGCCATCAGATTGGCACCGTCCGCTTGGGAAAATCCCGTACGACCGCGGTTGTGGACAAAGATCTCCGGGCGTTCGATTCCCCGAACCTATTCGCGGTCAGCAGCGCCGTGCTGCCAACGTCCAGCCAAGCCAATCCCACCCTTACAACGATGGCTCTTGCTCTCCGCCTGGCGGACACTCTTGTCCGCGAGGATGCGCGTGAACGCTACCCGGCGGCCGTCGCAACAATCGAACCAAAGCGATCGACGGTTCAGGCCTGA